One window of Dendropsophus ebraccatus isolate aDenEbr1 chromosome 13, aDenEbr1.pat, whole genome shotgun sequence genomic DNA carries:
- the LOC138770498 gene encoding olfactory receptor 6N1-like: protein MAQINKTVVEEFILLAFADLHWIQIVIFLFLLLTYITCIMGNLAIIIVVKLEPSLRNPMYFFISVFSVLEIMLVSVTVPKLLAILTGHNTISFIDCFTQMYVFNSLGTTECYLLAVMVFDRHLAINKPLHYPTIMTNTLCVGLAIFPWIFGFAVILIQTIITAQLEFCGPNIIDHYFCDFAPLQSLACSDATFSIIFATFGAAVNVLPPFLIIIGFYICIIITVSKIKSKDGKQKTFSTCTSHLTVTSLFYGTVMIVYVKPDASYYDKYLSFMFTAFTPTINPFIYTLRNRDVKNALWNLLNRAIRSKIL from the coding sequence ATGGCACAGATAAATAAAACCGTGGTTGAGGAGTTCATCTTATTGGCCTTTGCTGATTTGCACTGGATTCAGATTGTAATTTTCCTGTTTCTTCTACTGACCTACATCACATGTATTATGGGAAATTTGGCTATAATCATTGTAGTTAAATTAGAACCTTCACTCCGTAacccaatgtattttttcatcagCGTGTTTTCTGTTTTAGAAATTATGTTAGTCTCCGTCACAGTTCCTAAACTTTTAGCTATTTTAACTGGACATAACACAATATCCTTTATAGATTGTTTTACACAAATGTATGTCTTCAACTCTTTGGGTACCACTGAATGCTATCTACTTGCGGTAATGGTGTTTGATCGACATCTGGCCATTAATAAGCCTTTACATTACCCAACTATCATGACCAATACACTTTGTGTTGGACTGGCTATATTTCCATGGATTTTTGGATTTGCCGTTATTTTAATACAGACCATTATTACGGCGCAGTTGGAATTCTGCGGTCCTAATATTATTGACCACTATTTTTGTGACTTTGCTCCTTTACAAAGCTTGGCTTGTTCTGATGCCACCTTTAGCATTATCTTTGCAACCTTCGGAGCTGCGGTTAATGTTCTTCCACCTTTCCTCATAATTATAGGATTCTATATCTGTATCATAATAACTGTTAGCAAGATCAAGAGTAAAGATGGGAAACAGAAAACCTTTTCCACCTGCACATCTCATCTCACTGTAACCAGTCTCTTCTATGGTACAGTTATGATTGTGTATGTTAAACCTGATGCCAGCTATTATGATAAGTACCTTTCTTTTATGTTTACAGCTTTCACACCAACAATTAATCCTTTTATTTACACCTTGAGAAACAGGGATGTGAAGAATGCTTTGTGGAATTTATTAAACCGAGCCATAAGATCAAAAATTTTGTAA